The Bacillota bacterium nucleotide sequence AATTTTATAGCTTGTTTGCCAACGATAATGAATTTAAAAGGAAATAATGATCAATTTGGCTTCGCAGGCACACATGAATATACATTGGTTTTTGCTAAAAATAAGAACAATATAATAATAAATGAGTTTGTTATAGATGACGAGGATATTGAAGAATGGGAGGAAGATGAGTTTGGATATTTTAAAAAAGGAGCGAATCTAAAAGCTACAGGTGTAAATGCACCTAGAGAAAAAAGACCTAATCTATGGTTTCCCATTTATATTACCAAAGATAATGATATTAATTTGGAAAAAGTTAACGAAGATGATATTGAATTATATCCGATAACAAATGAGCAAGAAATGTCATGGAGATGGAGTAAATCTAAAATATTGAATGAAAAACACAATATAATAATTACTAGAAATGGCAACGATATATCAATATATAAAAAGCAAAGGCCAGCTATTGGAGACTTACCTTCAAAAAAACCAAAATCAATTTTTTATAAACCTGAATATAGCAGTGGAAACGGAACTGAAGAAATAAAAAATATATTTGATGGGAAAAAGGTATTTAACAATCCAAAACCTTTATCATTAATAAAAGATTTTGTTCAGCTTGGGATGGGGAAAGATGGCTTAATACTAGACTTTCTTTCTGGCTCTGCCACTACTGCCCATGCGGTGATGCAGCTTAATGCCGAAGATAGAGGCAACCGCAAGTTTATCATGGTGCAGCTTCCTGAGCCATGTGACGAAAAAAGCGAAGCATACAAGGCAGGGTTCAAAAATATATGTGAAATCGGCAAAGAGCGGATCCGCAGAGCTGGAGAAAAAATAAAAGAAGAAAATAAAGATAAAGAAGGCATTGAAAACCTTGATATAGGCTTTAAGGTATTCAGGGTGGCAGATACCAACATCCGCTGGTTCAGCGAGGCCATCAAGTCCGACAACATGACGCTGGAAGAAAGCATGATGTCGGATAAAGACAGGCTTGACTTCAATCCAGGCTTTACAGATATCGATGTGGTCTATGAGATATTGTTAAGACATAGGGATATCCCTCTTTCTGCAAAAGTTGAAAAACTGGCTTCCATCGGCGAAAGGACGTATATCTTTGCCGATACGGTGGTAGTCTGCCTTGAGGAGAATGTAACAGAAAGTATTATTGATAAAATTGCTGCCATAGAACCTATGCCAATGAAGATTATATTCCGTGATAGCGCATTTGGCGATGACATAAGCCTTAAAACCAATAGTATGCTGAGGCTTGAAGCACAGATGAAAAAGAACAGCGGCGAAAAGAAAAAGGCATACAGGGTTGAGTTCATTTAAGGGGGGTGAAACTTTTGGCTAACCGCATTAACTTTCAATTTGATGACAAGTTGAAGTACCAGCTTGATGCTATTTCTTCGGTGGTTGAACTTTTTAGAGGTGCTGTTCGACAGGATGAGGGGACTATCTACTGCAATTTAAACAGGATTAAAAAGTTTGGCGAAGGTGACCCCGTTCGCAACCCAAAGATTGTGAAGCCTACACGGCTTTTGAACAACCTTCGTGAAGTACAGTTTAAAAATATGCTGGTCACGGACAATGAGCTGAAGGACAACAATTTTACTGTTGAAATGGAAACGGGCACAGGCAAAACCTATGTTTACTTAAGGACTATTTTGGAGCTTTATAAAACGTATGGTTTTACCAAGTTTATAATTGTTGTACCCAGCATAGCGATAAGAAAAGGCGTTGAAAAGAGTATTGAAATGTTAAGAGAACATTTCAAGGCTCTATATGACGGGCTTGACATAAAAAACCATGCCTTTGTTTATGATTCAAACAATCTTAAAAAGATCAGCAGCAGCTTTGTGGAAACCCGAGATTTAAGTATAGTCGTTATGAATATCCAGGCCTTCAATAAAGACACCAACAAGATTCGCCAGTCGGATGAATACGGGCAAATCCTATGGGAGGATATTAAGTATATAAGCCCCATAGTCATTATAGACGAGCCTCAAAAGATTGAAGGTACTGCAAAGAAAAAAAGTGCTTCCCTTGAAGCCATTGAGATGATCAACCCGCTGTTCATACTGCGTTATTCCGCAACCCATAAGCGGCTTTTCAACCAGGTGTACAAGCTGGATTCCTATGACGCTTACCAGAATGACCTGGTGAAAAAGATTGAGGTTAAGACGGTTCATGGCACCATACCGAAGGACTTCCCCTATGTCCGATATGTGGAGTTTACCAGTGACCTGTATGCCAGAATTGAGATTTTCTGTGTTGAACAGGGCGGGGTTATCCGCACGAAAACATTCAAAGTCCGTGGCGGGGATTCTTTATATGAATGTTCTGGATATCTCGGACAATACAGGAACATGATTGTCCAGGAAGATCCGCATAAGCTGAAAAAGCTAAAGATAAGCAAGTGGGATGAAGTTTTGGAACTTGCTGTTGGAGAAAGTAATGTGAACATTGGTGAGGAAGAAACAATTAGGATACAGATAAGGCTTGCCATAAAGAGCCATCTGGAGAAACAATATAAAATTCTCAAAAAAGGCTATAAAATAAAAGTGCTGACGCTTTTTTTCATTGATGCGGTAAATAAATACAGGGACAACAGTGCTGCCGACGGCCGTGGCGAGTACCTGCGGATTTTTGACGAAGAATACTCAAAGATTATTGCAGACGACAGATGGAACAAAGTGTTCAAGGAGTATCCAGAGCTTTTTAAGGAGTACAAAGACGTTTATAAAGTAAGGGAAGGCTATTTTGCTGTAGATAAAAATAAGAATGCCGTTGAGATCGAAAACTGGGAAGACATTATGGATGAGCAAAAGCTCAAGGCCAAGTCCCAGGAAGACATTGACAGGGGTATCGAGCTGATATTGGAGAAAAAGGACGAACTGATTTCCTTCGAAGAACCGCTGGCCTTTATCTTTTCCCACTCGGCTCTCCGGGAGGGTTGGGACAATCCCAATGTATTTACGCTATGCACTTTAAAGAAGAGCGGTTCCGATATAGCTAAAAAGCAGGAAATAGGAAGGGGTTTAAGGCTTCCCGTAGATATATACGGCAATCGCTGCACGGACAGTGAAGTAAATGAACTGACCGTCATTGCAAATGATTACTATGACCACTTTGCTGCTGCACTTCAACAGGATTTCAATGAGAATTCAGGGTTTAACAAGAATGAGGTTACTTATGATGTAATTTATACCACCCTTAAAAATGCTGGTATCCGTGAAGATAAAATCATGGAACTTATTGAACCATTTAAGGTTGAACTGATGCAGCAGGGTATCATCAATAAGGATGGTATCCTTACCAGAGATGCGAAAAAAATAGAAGCTGTTACCTTCACCAATGAAACGCTTAACGAGCACAGCATAATGGTAAAGGAAAAGTTCGTTGAAGCCATGCTTGCAAAGGGCACGAAAAAAATCCCGATTAAAAACGGGGATGATGAACCTGTTGAAAACGGCAAACATAGCTATATTTCAGAGGAGTATTTTGACAGGCTTCTGAAAGAGTTAACCAAGCGTATGTCAAAGCGTACCATGTATCAGGTAAACATTGATAATGCTGCGTTTATAGAGGCGTGTGTTTCTGAATTGAATGAAATGCTTCGGTATAAACGCATAAGGTATGAATACGATATTGAGACAGGAAAGGCCGAATTTGATGAGCAAAGAAAATTTAAAATGGCTGATCCTTATGCACAAAAGCTATTTGATGAGCTTGAGGGGATGGATACGGGGAAAAGCGAATTTGAAATTATCAACTATATCATGTATCACACCATGCTCCCACGTCTTGCGATTTACAGGATAATTTCAAGGCTTGACAAGAAGTATATGCTTAAAAACCAGGATATACTTGACCAGGTAACACAGAGTATAAAGAAAAAACTCACCGATTTCATGTCAGAAGGTGTTATCAGGTATGATGTGATTGAGGGATATGTATTCGACCAATCCACTATTTTTGAAATTGACCAGATAGACAGGGCTATGCTTGATGATGCTGCCAATTATATATATCCAACTAAAGCAGAGAAACGGAAGGCTGTTAATAAGTATTACAAGCTGGACAGCAGAGGAGAGTATAGATTTGCCGAAAGGCTTGATGAAGATCCTGATGTAATTTTGTACACCAAGCTGAAAAAAGGCGGGTTTGTGATCGATACCCCTTACGGCGAATACTCCCCTGACTGGGCGGTAATCCGAAAAGGCGACAGCAATACGGCAACACTTTATTTTATTGTAGAAACAAAGATAGATAAAGAAGAAAAGGACTTGACGAGCGAGGAGAAGACAAAGATCAGATGTGGCGAATTGCATTTTAAAGCTGTTTCGGAAGATGTTAAATTCAAATGGGCAAGAAATTATGATGACTTTTTGGATAAAATCGGTGCCAAATAGAAAAGTGCACTAATTAGATTCGGTGTTTTAGGATTTGGATTTGTTAGGTGCAAAGGCATGAAGCATATTTCAACTATATTGGCTATGTATGGGGCTTACGCCCCTGGGAGATGGTAACATATATTTTATGCGCGCAAGCGCATATGTATATGTAGGGAGAGGAGGCTAATTTAAAAAGCCTCCAAATTATAAATCAAATACTGAAGGAGTGTAATACATTAAAAAATATGGAAGATAAAAGTGAGAAAGTGAAGACATATGCAGACCTCTAAAAATATAAGTTTTAAACAAATTTGGTTTTGATGGTTAAGGAGGTTTTTCTGCTTCTCTTTCTCTCCTTAAAACATGATAGAATAAGAATTCTAAAAAAGTCAAATATTTTTCCTTCCAGCATTTTTTATATTTTTCACAAAACAGCTATGCATTTATTACTTTACTGTTATGTATGCAAAGTGCCGTTTGTGGACGGCACTGAT carries:
- a CDS encoding site-specific DNA-methyltransferase translates to MEFQKIQKEIFNPISENVKKLAELFPSAVKDGQVDFEALKAELGQFETVSEKLSERYELGWAGKEEAKRLASTDIVGRTLKYIPEDSKNPDTTENLYIEGDNLEVLKLLRNSYYNRIKMIYIDPPYNTGKDFIYRDNFKVSEEENAVLEGEKDEYGERLIVNQKSSGRYHSNWLSMMYPRLKVAKDLLKEDGVIFISIDDNEVDNLKKICVEIFGEDNFIACLPTIMNLKGNNDQFGFAGTHEYTLVFAKNKNNIIINEFVIDDEDIEEWEEDEFGYFKKGANLKATGVNAPREKRPNLWFPIYITKDNDINLEKVNEDDIELYPITNEQEMSWRWSKSKILNEKHNIIITRNGNDISIYKKQRPAIGDLPSKKPKSIFYKPEYSSGNGTEEIKNIFDGKKVFNNPKPLSLIKDFVQLGMGKDGLILDFLSGSATTAHAVMQLNAEDRGNRKFIMVQLPEPCDEKSEAYKAGFKNICEIGKERIRRAGEKIKEENKDKEGIENLDIGFKVFRVADTNIRWFSEAIKSDNMTLEESMMSDKDRLDFNPGFTDIDVVYEILLRHRDIPLSAKVEKLASIGERTYIFADTVVVCLEENVTESIIDKIAAIEPMPMKIIFRDSAFGDDISLKTNSMLRLEAQMKKNSGEKKKAYRVEFI
- a CDS encoding DEAD/DEAH box helicase family protein, whose translation is MANRINFQFDDKLKYQLDAISSVVELFRGAVRQDEGTIYCNLNRIKKFGEGDPVRNPKIVKPTRLLNNLREVQFKNMLVTDNELKDNNFTVEMETGTGKTYVYLRTILELYKTYGFTKFIIVVPSIAIRKGVEKSIEMLREHFKALYDGLDIKNHAFVYDSNNLKKISSSFVETRDLSIVVMNIQAFNKDTNKIRQSDEYGQILWEDIKYISPIVIIDEPQKIEGTAKKKSASLEAIEMINPLFILRYSATHKRLFNQVYKLDSYDAYQNDLVKKIEVKTVHGTIPKDFPYVRYVEFTSDLYARIEIFCVEQGGVIRTKTFKVRGGDSLYECSGYLGQYRNMIVQEDPHKLKKLKISKWDEVLELAVGESNVNIGEEETIRIQIRLAIKSHLEKQYKILKKGYKIKVLTLFFIDAVNKYRDNSAADGRGEYLRIFDEEYSKIIADDRWNKVFKEYPELFKEYKDVYKVREGYFAVDKNKNAVEIENWEDIMDEQKLKAKSQEDIDRGIELILEKKDELISFEEPLAFIFSHSALREGWDNPNVFTLCTLKKSGSDIAKKQEIGRGLRLPVDIYGNRCTDSEVNELTVIANDYYDHFAAALQQDFNENSGFNKNEVTYDVIYTTLKNAGIREDKIMELIEPFKVELMQQGIINKDGILTRDAKKIEAVTFTNETLNEHSIMVKEKFVEAMLAKGTKKIPIKNGDDEPVENGKHSYISEEYFDRLLKELTKRMSKRTMYQVNIDNAAFIEACVSELNEMLRYKRIRYEYDIETGKAEFDEQRKFKMADPYAQKLFDELEGMDTGKSEFEIINYIMYHTMLPRLAIYRIISRLDKKYMLKNQDILDQVTQSIKKKLTDFMSEGVIRYDVIEGYVFDQSTIFEIDQIDRAMLDDAANYIYPTKAEKRKAVNKYYKLDSRGEYRFAERLDEDPDVILYTKLKKGGFVIDTPYGEYSPDWAVIRKGDSNTATLYFIVETKIDKEEKDLTSEEKTKIRCGELHFKAVSEDVKFKWARNYDDFLDKIGAK